GGTCGAGTTCATAGAGACCACCCGTGCATCGCAGTTCCGTTTCGACGAGATGCAGAAGCTGGAGAATCTGATTGCAGCGATAGCTTCAGAGATCGGTGTGAGCATCTCCCCTGCTCCTGTTTGGTTTGCTGGACGTTCGGTTTCCTATGTCGATTTCGAAAGGGTCGAGGCGAATACCTATACGGTGTACCAAGCACTCGGAGGGGTCGGCGATAGGGTGGAATCCCACCAGTTTTTAGTGACTGCCCACGCCACTCTGTTTGCAAATGAGTGGCAAGGGAATGGCCCCTATTACATCGACCTTACGATGCCAGCGATCCATCCCGGCAGGGATGCCATAGCATACGTCGACCATAACGCATCGTTCTCACAGCATGTCGCTGCGGTCAACGCCATTCTTAGAGCACAGATCCTCGGAGAGAGGACGGTAAGGGTCACTGCGTTGTCGCTGAGACCAGAGGTCAACATCCCGATCAAGGTAACGGTAGGAATGATGGAAATGAGCACAGACATAACATTGAGCGCGGCGGGATGGTCCGGGAGTGGTCCGTACACGCAGGAAGTCACACTCTCGGATGTAGAATCCGTGGCCGATGCCATTGTCGGTCCATGCGACTCAACGACGAACGCACAGGCCATCGAGATTGCGAGATGCGGTCTGGTCGTAACAGGGCTGACAGGTAACAAAGTGGAGATCACCGCATTGTTTGCTGAACCCTCCATAGACCTCAAGGCAGGTATACTCCATAACCACGACGAGGTGGAGGAATGAGCATAATCAGCGCATTCCCCGGAAGCGGCGTGGAGCTCACGGGCGCAGGCAAGTCCGTCATATACCTCCACGTCCTGTCCTCTGATAGGGTGGACATGACGGGTGCAGTCTTCACAATCACCGCAACGGGAGTCACTACGCAGACCGCAACCGCGGACGCATCCGGAAGGGCGACCGTAGAGGTGGATGCTGGGCACACATACACTGTAGCCCTCAACTATTCATCTCAATCACAGAGGGCCTACTTCAATGACGAGGACCAGAAGGTCATAGCCGAATCTGGACGGACGTACTATGTCTTCTTCGATCTCGTCTACGACGAATACCAAGAACTCGAGTTCTACAGCAATCAGGCGGCATCCTCGTGGATCGCCGATAACACATACGCGGACTGGCCGTTTAGATGCGCCGTGGGTCCGAACGACCTGACCTCAGATGATTACGCGCAGGTCATCTTCGGCGATGCGGAAGCAACATCCGGATGTTACTCACCAGTCTGCCAGACATTCAACGGTGGGGTCTACATCTATTCGGATAAGTCAGACTCCATCACAATTCCAACCATTTTAGTAAAGAGGCGTACAACATGATAGGATCAACCAATGCGGGAAGCGCAATCAAGACCACTCTCGTGGTAACAGTGACGGATTCGTCCTCCTCCGGCTATCAGACAGGCAGGACAGTCACCATAACGAACGGAACGAACACACAAACGGGAACGACCGACTCCAGCGGGCAGGTCACATTCAACCTCAAGAGCATCGGGACATATACAATATCATCCGATGCACCATCGGGAGCGACCGCGTCTACCGCTACGGTGGTGGCCGAAATCGGAGGCTCCTACACTGCAAGCATCACGATCTCGGTCACGTCCATTACGGTTACGGTCACAGATGCGTCGTCTTCGGGCTATCAGTCCGGTAGGACGATCTCCGCAACCAATGGCACGGAGACGGTCACGGGAACGACCGACTCCAGCGGGCAGGTGACTTTGCACCTTACTGGTTCTGGAAGTTACACTGTGACGTGCACAGACGTTCCGTCAGGAGGAAGCGCAAACACAGTGACCGTATCGGTATCTGTTGGAGGATCATATTCCGCAGCCATTACATTGACCTTTGCATGGATTTTCAGCATGACATTCAATGCGACAACCTTCCAGACGGACCCTACGGGATGTCTGGTTTATGGCGATGACCTCGTCGGCAAGACTCCGATAGCGAATGCCAATACATCCCTTGGCAGAGCGAGCAACTATACATCCTCATTCTGGTGCTGGAGTGATGACGGAACATCATCGAATCCTCTCCTAAAGGACTGCTTCTTTGCAACATTCAATTCCAGCGGAGTCCTCCACGAGAAGCTGAATCCTAATGACCTGACCAAGAAGATTGCGACATGGAACAATTCGACGAAGGTGTGGGAGAGTGCTTCCGGTTCATCATCCATCACATCGGAGGACACAATGTTCTGCATCCCGACAGTCTATTCGGCCAGATCATCATCCAAGCTCCTGCTCTCTGACGATTCATCCAAGGGGACTGCTTATGCTCACACCATCGGAGGACACGTCTACGATTATCTTGCTATCGGGGTTTATCTTTCATCCGATGACGGTTCAAAGTGCTGGTCCAAATCCGGAGTACAGGCCAAAGGATCACAGACAAGGGCTAATTTCCGTTCGCATTCTACGGCGAAGACCGTCTCCGGAGGATATGCCATGGTCTGGAACTACCATCAGTGGGCATTGATGAGGGATCTTGTTCTCTTCACGATCAAATCATTCGATGGACAGAGGAAGATCGGTCAGGGCGGGCACTCGTATTCCACTCGTACCCCGGGAGGATGCAATACGATCTCCCCGATAGCTGGTGATGTCTCAGGTACGTCTAACCATGTGATGTGCTACATCGAGAACATGTGGGGTTGCCAGTATCAGTTCATCGACGATTTCTACGGTAACAGCGGAACGTACTACGTCGGTCAGAATGCGGTTCCTACGGACAATACCAGCAACAAAACCTCCATCACTGGATTCGCAGCTCAGGGATTCGCTACAGGGATCCTCACAGGGGACATTTCTTGGGGCCTCGGTACGAACTCGTCTGGAGACAATTCGAAGGGTTTGTGCGATTATCAATACTACTCGACATCATCCGATAGGCTCGGGGGCGTGGGTGGCGTTTCGGGCTATGTGTCGGATGGCTATGCTGGTCCTTCGTACTTGAGTGCGGCCGATGCTCTGTCGTACTCGTATGGCAGCTTCGGGGCTCGTCTGGCCTTCGTGTTTGACCTGTGAGGCCGTCCTCGGCCGAACTCAACCGTACACCATACGGAGGTAAAGACACAGGTGCACAAGCCACATGAGGGGGAACAAGACCCCCGCCAAACCACTTAATCATTACAACATCACAGTCCACCACGCTTGACGTGGAATCATGGACGGGCCTTCGGGAAAGTGACGTTGCCTTGAAGTCTCACTCGGGAACGTGGGTGGCAATTCGAACAATGTGTCGAATGGCAATGCAGGTCCTTCGTACTTGAATGCGAACAATGATCTGTCGAACTCGAATGACAACAACGGGGCTCGTCTGGCCTAATCGACCGTGGAGTGCTCATGGAAGAGAGCTCCTAAACCAGATTCCAATTCTCGTACGGCCTTGCCCCTCGGCAAAACAGTAAGACACCGAAAAAGCGGTTTAGTACCTTCGGGGAAAGGACGCTTATAGGTCATGAAGGCAACGAAAATGACGAAGAGAGTAGGAAACCTCTGGGAGAAGATGGTCTCGTACGAGAACATCAAGCAAGCGTATCAGAATGCACGCAAAGGGAAGACGCATCGTCCGGATGTGAAGAAGGTCGATGAGAATCCCGATTACTACATCAAAGAGGTACAAAGACTGCTCGTTACAAACGAATACCACACCAGTGAGTACAGGATGTTCGAGATCCACGAGAAGGGAAAGACGAGACAGGTCGCCGACCTTCCCTTCTTCCCGGACAGGATAATCCATTGGGCTCTGATCCTCGTGCTCCACGATATGATTATGGGCAATCTCATTCCGCAGACATACGCAGCTCTTCCAGGAAGAGGGGCGCACCAAGCGGTAATGCAGATCCGCAAGGCATTGCATGATGAGGAGGCCCTGTATTATCTTCAGATTGACATTCACAAATACTTCCCTTCGATCATCGGTGAGATTTTGATGAAGAAGCTCGAGAAGAGGGTCAAGGACAAGGATGTCCTTGCACTGTGTCGGAAGATCATCTTCGAATATCCCTTCTCCGGGCTTCCTATCGGGAACTACACCAGTCAGTATTGGGCGAATTTCTACCTTTCAGAGCTGGATCACTTCATGAAGGAGCAGTTCCACTGCAAGTGGTACTATCGCTATATGGATGACATCGTCATCATCGGTTGGTCGAAGGCGTGGCTCCACAGGTGTTTGAAAAAAATCCAAGAGATCATCGCACCATGGGGACTGTCGATAAAACCCAACTGGCGTATCAGACCGACATGGACCGGGATCGATTTCGTCGGTTTTGTCTCTTATCGTTCTATAGAGGGGGATGTCTACGTCCATCTGAGGAAAAGGACCAAGATAAGGATGCTCCGTGCTTGCAGGAAGATCCGTGAAAAGATGCTCTACGGTGAAGTACCTACCAAGCATGACAGAGGAGTCATCGCATCATATTACGGGTGTCTTAAGTGGTGCGATTCCTATTATCTGGGTATGAAAACCGTTTATCCGCTGATGGAGTACGTCGGCATTGAGAACAAGATGTTGGAGGCATGAAGAATGCAGATAATCACAACGAGAAGCTACGCGAGGCAGCCGTCCAAGGTCGTAGGGCCGACGGTAACGCTAATCTATACGAATGAACACACGGTTGAAGAGAAGGATGAGTCGGGACAGACTGTGACGGCCTACGAATACACGCAGTACCGTTTCGATGCAGGAGAGATGGAGCTCGTGCAGATAGGAATCCTTCCTACGGGAGTGGAGTGGGACGATAAGCTGAGGTCCATCGAGAGGGAGTATCTCTACACCGAGGCGGAGAAGCATATCGCCAAACGCAGGGATGATGTGCCCGATCAGGCCATGCTTGACGCATGGATCTCCTACAAGGCGGGAGTGAGGGCCACCCCTTCACAGAGCACCTACCCGGCGAGCGTGACCTATCCGCCCAAGCCGGAATGAAACCTTATGCCGTGTCTACAAAACTGGCACATTATAGGCACGGCATAATAATCTCAATAGGGTTACTCTCAATTAATCCAAACTTGCCGTTTGGAGGGGGTTAACCCAATGACAACTAAATTGAACACAAAGATTATCGCAGCTCTGGCGGTCTTTGCCATGGCTTTCGCCGGATTCGGCGCAGTCATCTCGACAGAGGCCAACGATGCAGCTGCAGGCGATGGAGACCTCGTCCTCATCATCGACGATGTCTATCTCGAGAACACAGAGGTCCTCACTCTGATCGCAGATCTCGCACACGCAGACGAGATAACCTCGGTCGCTGTCGAGTATGTCGCGATTCTTGATGATGACTTCGAGGAGAAGATCACCGTCCTCACCAAGGACTACTACGACGCAATGAAGACTGCCGGACTCATCAAGGGAATGACAGTCACATTCGAGGCTGCGGATCTCGCAGACGATGATGTCATGCAGGGACTCAAAGTCTTCACTTCCGTCGAAGTGAACAAGGTCGACGAGATCGTCGGAGGAGTCAGCACAAAGATCACACTCGACAACACCATCCTCACGAAGAAGGTCACTTATGAGCTCATCGGAACCGAGGAGGCAGCTTCCGCACTCGTTATCGCGGTTGCCGCAGCTGTTGCAGAGGTCGAGGAGAAATACGCAGGCTACTCTTCACCCGAGGATGTCATCAAGGCCATCGACGCTGCAGTCGCCGGGCTCTACACACAGGCAGAACTCGACAAGGCCGTCGAGGATGCGAAGAAGACCATCGTTGACAACAACATATGGATGTACGTCTCCGTTGTTCTCATCATCGTCCTCATCGCACTTGCAGGCTACATCGTCTTCAAGTTCTTCAAGAAACCCGCGAAGAAGCAGGAGACTGCCTGATGAGCAAACAGTCCTCTATCATTTACGAGGGTATGCTGGTTGCACTTGGTAGGGAATCTCCCTCCAAGTTCTTCATTTCGGTGATCCTGTTCGTGATAGGGGACACACTACTAACCAAGGAGGTTCTCTCTATGGATCTAATCTACATCCCTGCAGACTACCAGCTCGTCGTCGTCATCATTATGGCTGTGCTCTCCATTTTCGGACCCATCGTGTCCGGGCTCTTCATGAAGGGCGAATCGAAGCACAAGTTCGATGAGTGGGAATCAAAGTACACAGCATCGATGATTATCGACATGTTGCTCACACCTTCGATCTCCATCATAGTCTACTCCATCATCATTCAGAAGTGGATTCCGGACATCGATGCGGTCGCTTACATCATCCTGCTCCCCATTCTGATGCTCGCAGTATCCTTCTATACCCTTAAGGGTCTGAACGAAGGAGCAAAGGCATTGGTCGAGGGAATCAGGAATCTCAAAGGCGACATCGAGCAGATCAACGAGCTCAAGTGAGCTCTACCACCAACCATGAGAGGAGGTTTCCTCCTCTCCACCATTCATTGGACTTCACCTACGCCCCTCCATTGGAGGGGTTTCCTTTCCTTTCTCTTTATGAAAATATAATTATCTACAACAGAGCATCTTTAATGATTAGAGATTTATGTATATTTTTGATATAGAAAATATAAATAAATGAAACACATTATTAGACCTATGAGCCTAATCAAAGCTACAAGGGACGAGCTCACTTTCTTAGGGGAAGTGAGGAAGATTGGATCGGGATTCTTCATCCCGTTCCCGAAGAAGGAAATGGACAATCTCGGGATCACCGAGGAGAATATGGGGTTCATGCAAATGGACGTGACCGTGAGGATCGTATCAAGGCCTATCGAGGTCGAGGATCCTCCGGCGGAGGAAGATGATGACTGAGGAGGGTAACATGATATTGTGTGCAGTGTGCGGCCGTGAGATATGGGATCCTTCCGTGGGAAGGAAGCTCGTGAAGATGGATGGATGTGTAGAGTTCGTCCATCTTGATTGCCTTAATTACACATTCGGAGACGAGTGATAATAGTATCGGAAAGTGAATGAACGCACGTCCGGGCGAGATCGGATGCAAGGTCAGGATCCCGGAGCAGAGGGATGTGAGCAAAGAATGAGGCGAAGTTGATTGAAAGAATCGGAGTTCTGTCCGACCACATTCAAGGCGCGAACAGATCGGACAGCACTGGTGCGAGACCAGTGGGAAGCCATGAGAGCTCCAGTCATAATAAGCGAGTTGAGGTATATAAAAAACGGGATGTATCTCTCTATCTCTCTCTATCTCTCTCACGGCTTCCCGAATGAAACGTTTTCTCGACGGATGGGAGGACCGATACAGGTGGAAGCATGAAGAAGATGGAATGGAAGGTCGATATGAGTCAAGTCAATGAGTATGCGGATTTTTTGATCTCAAGAAGCAGGAAACAGAATACTGTAAAGGAGAAGACCATGGTCATCCACAGGTTGCTGGTTAAGCTTCAGGAAGATGGAAGATCCATCAGAGCAGAGGACATAGCTGCGGACGACATACTCTTCCTTTACAAAACCAGGACGAATAAAGAGAACGTATGCAAGCAGGATCTAAGAATATTGTCGAGGTTCTGTCAGCATTTTACCGGGAAGGACATCGAGAAACAGGCAGGGCTCCTGTGGAACCGGGCAGAGTACGAACGCACATGGATCACTCCCGAGGACTTCAAGATCCTCTATGGAGCTGCGGATCCGACTGATAGGTTGGTGCTCGTTCTCGGTGCATTCATGGGTCTCCGGAGGACGGAGATGTGTAACATCAGAGAATCGGACATCTGCGACGGGAAAATCACGATCCACGGAAAAGGGCACACCGAGGAGGGCTTCGTCGTCAGGATGAAAATGCTGCCACAGGTAGTCAATGAGATCGAGTCATACCGGAGCTGGAAAAGGACGATCTACTGCGAGGACGACTACCTCCTTCAATCGCAGCAGCATCATAAGAACAGTTATAGAAGGATGGCCCCGGCGACATTGAACGATCACATGAGGACGCTCACCATCAAGACCAAGGTCAAGGTCACCACCCACTCTCTCCGGAGACTCTTCGCAACAATATTATGGCATGAGTTGGACACGGATCTCGTGACGTTGAAGACCATGATGAGGCACGCAAGTGCGGCTACAACGCTGCAGTGCTACATCGATGCTTATGGAGACAAAGAGGATGTGGCAAGAGATAAGTTCACGAGTTACATGGCCGAGATCCTCGCGTAAGTGCGACCTAAACACCTTCCTTTGATTACAAATCTCGAATGGTTTTTTATATTGAAACATTGTTCTAACTCACAGAGGCGCGAATATTTTTGTCGAGTGTCTGCCCCGTAACATTTATATGGGTGTTGTCAATCGTCCGAGACAGAATATGGGAGCCCAACCTAGTCGTTATATAGGCGTCTGGATTGAGGGTTCCTATCACAATCACAATTGGTGGTTTAAATGGTAAGAAAGCCAGCATCGATGTACAGGCAGATCAAGGGACAGGCATACACACGCCGCGAATACATGGGTGGAGTGCCTGCAAGCCGTATAAGTCAGTACGAGATGGGAAACACCAGGCAGGAGTTCCCCGTTACACTGACATTGAAAGTCAAGAACCGCGTCCAGGTAAGGCACACCTCAATCGAGGCAGGCCGTATCGCTGCAAACAAGGTTCTCACCTCCCAGGCAGGAGTCGCCAACTACCACATGACGGTAAGGGCATTCCCCCACGTCGTCCTCAGGGAGAACAAGCTCGCAACCGGCGCAGGAGCTGACCGTGTTTCGAGTGGAATGCGTCAGGGATTCGGAAAGGCGGTCGGAACAGCTGCAAGGCTCGAGCGCAACCAGGCAATCCTGACCGTCAGGGTCAACCCTGACAAGATCGCAGTAGCGAAGGACGCTCTCTGGAGAGCATCCATGAAATTCCCCTCCCCCTGCTACGTCGACGTAGAGAAGGGCAAGGAATTCGTAAACTGATTCCGAGATGTTCGATTTCAGATTGGACGACATCGTTGCTTGGATTCGCGACGGAGGATATTCCTCCGTCGCCCTCCAATTGCCCGAGGGTCTGAAGATCCGGGCGACAGAGATTTCTGAATACCTGTCCGATAAGACGGGCGTTGATACACTGATCGTGGGCCTCCCATGTTACGGGGCCTGCGATCTGTATGATTACAAGGGCAAGACAGATGCCTTGGTGCACTTCGGCCATTCGCCGATACCTTCTCAGGGTGACGACCCGAACGTAATGTACATCGAGTCGCGTTCAGACGTCACCTTGGACGATTCTGTAATGGATTCCTTAAAGGATCTTCCCGAGAGGATAGGGCTTCTGGCGACCGTCCAGTACCTTGGACTGATCCCCGTGGTGAAAGCAATCTTGGAGAAGAACGGCAGGAAAGTGTCCGTGGGTGTCGGTGACAGGAGGATCGCATATCCCGGTCAGGTCCTAGGGTGCAACTGCAGCTCGGCCGAGGCGGTCATCGACGATGTGGATGCGTTCCTGTTCATCGGGGAGGGCGATTTCCATCCGCTCGCAGCAGCATTCGGTGTGAATAAGGACATTATCGTCCTGAATCCTGTCACAAAAGAGGTCCGCAATATGGCGGAGACCAGGGACCGGATCCTGAGGAAGAGATTCGCTGCGATACAATCCGCTTCCAATGCCCAGAGCTTTTTGGTCATCGTCTGCAGCAAGGTAGGCCAGAACCGTTCCGCAGAAGCCGATAGGATCATCGAGAAGATCAGGACGCACGGTCTCAAGGCATACAAAGCGGTCCTGGAGGAGATCAATCCCATATCCCTCATGTCTTACAGGGTCGACGCATATGTGAACACGGCATGCCCGCGTGTAGCCATGGACGATTCCGCAAAGTACGACAGGCCCATGCTCACCATTCCTGAGTTAGACATAGTCCTCGGCGATAGGGAATGGGCGGATTACGAGTTCGATCAGATCAGGCCTTGAGCCTGCAGGTTCGGATTCAGCGTTTCTCTTCTCGTGCTTATTTATTTAATAGGAAACTGTTGGAGGTCTTATGTTCACTACAGAGGCCCTCCTCAAGAGCGAGCTCCCGAAGGTGCGTGTCGGTATCGGACGCGGCACCGATGCGGGAAACGTCGAGAAGAGCGTAGCCGCGATGAAGGGCCATGACGTCGTGATCTACGACGATCCCGACCTTCTGGTCGATGACCTCGCCACAGGCAAGATCGATGCCGCTGTCCGCGGGGACATGTCATCGTCCGTTCTCCTCCCTCTCCTGAAGAAGAGGCTGGAGGTCAAATCCCTGGAGAGGATAGTCTTCCTGGAGCTTCTGAGCGGAAAGATGATCCTCATGGCTCCTGTCGGCATAGACGAGGGCTGGACAGACCCCCAGAAGGAAGAGCTGGCACGGCAATGCGTCAAGATGGCCAAGAGGGTAGGTCTGGGCACCAAGGTCGCCGTCATGTCCGGCGGAAGGTGCGAGGACGTAGGCAGATGCAAGGCGGTAGATAGATCGATCGAGAGTGCAAGGAACATCGCCAAGCAGCTCAGGGACGAGGGCTATGACGCATACCACTGTCAGATCCTCATCGAGGATGCGGTGAACAACGCAGACATTCTCATAGCGCCCGAAGGAATAACGGGCAACATCATATTCAGGACCCTCCATTTCATCGGAGGGGCAAAGGCGCTGGGCGCACCTGTCGTCAACATTGACAAGGTGTTCATAGACACGTCCAGGGTCAAGACGGATTACACAGATTCCCTCGCATTGGCGATGAGGATGACGGAGGAATGATCATGTATCTAGAGATTGATGGAGGATACGGGGGCATAAGGTTCTCAGCATGCCATTTCATCCCCAGGCACGAGAAGTGCTCCAGGCTGCACGGACATTCATACATAGTCCGTCTCAGACTCGAAGGGGAGATTGGAGAAGAGGGCATGATAATGGATTTCGTTGTCCTCAAGAAGAAGCTGAAGGAGATGATCGACGAGGTCGATCACAAGACCCTCCTTCCCACCAAGTCCGAGGACGTCCACCTTACTGTTACCGATGAGTCCGTAGAGGCCATCTGCGACGGGAAGAGGTATGTTTTCCCCAGGATGGACGTCACATTATTGGACATCCCCACCACAACGGCCGAGGAGATGTCGAGGATGATGGCCGAGCGCATGGCCAGGGAACTCACCTTCCCGCCCAACGTGAAGTCAGTATCAATCGGACTGGACGAGGAGCGCGGCCAGACCGCATGGTACACGAAGGTGCTCTGAATGTCTAAGGCAGTCGTCCTTCTGTCCGGTGGATTGGATTCCACCACATGCATGGCCCAGGCCATAGCGGACGGCTGCGAACCCACGGGACTGAGCTTCAGGTACGGCCAGAGGCACACCAAGGAGCTGACCTCTGCAGCAAATGTATGCAAGTTCTACAAGGTCCCGCATGTGATAATAGACCTCAATCTGAGCTCATTCCGTTCTGCTCTGACAAGGGACGATATGGATGTCCCTATGGACCGCGAGGGAGAGCTGGACGAGGAGATCCCGGTCACATACGTCCCTGCGAGGAACATAGTGTTCCTGAGCATTGCCGCAGGGCTGTGCGAATCCATCGATGCGGACAGGATCTACATCGGTGTGAATGCAGTGGACTATTCAGGATACCCCGATTGCACTCCTGAGTTCATCAAGGCATTCCAGCATACGCTGGAGGTCGGGACGAAGGCAGGAAAGGAAGGACACTCGATACAGATCGTCACCCCCATCGGCATGGACTCCAAGGCGGACATCGTCAGGAGGGGAAAGAGGCTCGGGGCGCCGCTGCACCTGACATGGTCATGCTACAACGGCGGAGAGAAGGCCTGTGGCCATTGCGATTCCTGCAGGCTAAGATTGGCCGGTTTCAAAGAGGCCGGATACGAGGATGAGATTCCCTATGAGGATCTGTGAGATTTTCAAGTCGATCCAGGGCGAAGGCCTGACCATGGGGGCGCCCACCGTGTTCGTAAGGACGGTAGGCTGCAACCTCAGGTGCGCCTGGTGTGACACCATGTACTCCATGGAAGGCGGGACGGAGATGACCGTTCCCGAGATAATGGAGAAGGTTGGGGATTGCAGGACAGTCTGCATCACAGGAGGGGAACCGATGCTCCAGAAGGACATCTGCGAGCTGTTCGACGCTCTCCTGTCAGCAGGTAAGAAAGTGGTCCTGGAGACCAATGGATCAGTTGACCTGAAGGATGTTCCGAACGATCCTTTGATGATGATAAGCATGGACATCAAATGTCCTTCGTCAGGCATGAGCGATAGGATGCTCACATCCAATCTCCAGTACCTTTCCAGAAAGGATCAGCTCAAGTTCATTATCAAGGATCAGACCGATTTCGATTATGCGGTGAAGTATCTCAGCGACCACCCCGTTGATACCAATGTGATCTTCGGACCGGTCGGTGGAACC
The nucleotide sequence above comes from Methanomassiliicoccales archaeon LGM-RCC1. Encoded proteins:
- the dph2 gene encoding diphthamide biosynthesis enzyme Dph2 gives rise to the protein MFDFRLDDIVAWIRDGGYSSVALQLPEGLKIRATEISEYLSDKTGVDTLIVGLPCYGACDLYDYKGKTDALVHFGHSPIPSQGDDPNVMYIESRSDVTLDDSVMDSLKDLPERIGLLATVQYLGLIPVVKAILEKNGRKVSVGVGDRRIAYPGQVLGCNCSSAEAVIDDVDAFLFIGEGDFHPLAAAFGVNKDIIVLNPVTKEVRNMAETRDRILRKRFAAIQSASNAQSFLVIVCSKVGQNRSAEADRIIEKIRTHGLKAYKAVLEEINPISLMSYRVDAYVNTACPRVAMDDSAKYDRPMLTIPELDIVLGDREWADYEFDQIRP
- the mtxX gene encoding methanogenesis marker protein Mmp4/MtxX codes for the protein MFTTEALLKSELPKVRVGIGRGTDAGNVEKSVAAMKGHDVVIYDDPDLLVDDLATGKIDAAVRGDMSSSVLLPLLKKRLEVKSLERIVFLELLSGKMILMAPVGIDEGWTDPQKEELARQCVKMAKRVGLGTKVAVMSGGRCEDVGRCKAVDRSIESARNIAKQLRDEGYDAYHCQILIEDAVNNADILIAPEGITGNIIFRTLHFIGGAKALGAPVVNIDKVFIDTSRVKTDYTDSLALAMRMTEE
- a CDS encoding 6-pyruvoyl tetrahydropterin synthase family protein codes for the protein MYLEIDGGYGGIRFSACHFIPRHEKCSRLHGHSYIVRLRLEGEIGEEGMIMDFVVLKKKLKEMIDEVDHKTLLPTKSEDVHLTVTDESVEAICDGKRYVFPRMDVTLLDIPTTTAEEMSRMMAERMARELTFPPNVKSVSIGLDEERGQTAWYTKVL
- a CDS encoding carboxypeptidase-like regulatory domain-containing protein, encoding MIGSTNAGSAIKTTLVVTVTDSSSSGYQTGRTVTITNGTNTQTGTTDSSGQVTFNLKSIGTYTISSDAPSGATASTATVVAEIGGSYTASITISVTSITVTVTDASSSGYQSGRTISATNGTETVTGTTDSSGQVTLHLTGSGSYTVTCTDVPSGGSANTVTVSVSVGGSYSAAITLTFAWIFSMTFNATTFQTDPTGCLVYGDDLVGKTPIANANTSLGRASNYTSSFWCWSDDGTSSNPLLKDCFFATFNSSGVLHEKLNPNDLTKKIATWNNSTKVWESASGSSSITSEDTMFCIPTVYSARSSSKLLLSDDSSKGTAYAHTIGGHVYDYLAIGVYLSSDDGSKCWSKSGVQAKGSQTRANFRSHSTAKTVSGGYAMVWNYHQWALMRDLVLFTIKSFDGQRKIGQGGHSYSTRTPGGCNTISPIAGDVSGTSNHVMCYIENMWGCQYQFIDDFYGNSGTYYVGQNAVPTDNTSNKTSITGFAAQGFATGILTGDISWGLGTNSSGDNSKGLCDYQYYSTSSDRLGGVGGVSGYVSDGYAGPSYLSAADALSYSYGSFGARLAFVFDL
- the queC gene encoding 7-cyano-7-deazaguanine synthase QueC; amino-acid sequence: MSKAVVLLSGGLDSTTCMAQAIADGCEPTGLSFRYGQRHTKELTSAANVCKFYKVPHVIIDLNLSSFRSALTRDDMDVPMDREGELDEEIPVTYVPARNIVFLSIAAGLCESIDADRIYIGVNAVDYSGYPDCTPEFIKAFQHTLEVGTKAGKEGHSIQIVTPIGMDSKADIVRRGKRLGAPLHLTWSCYNGGEKACGHCDSCRLRLAGFKEAGYEDEIPYEDL
- a CDS encoding radical SAM protein; amino-acid sequence: MRICEIFKSIQGEGLTMGAPTVFVRTVGCNLRCAWCDTMYSMEGGTEMTVPEIMEKVGDCRTVCITGGEPMLQKDICELFDALLSAGKKVVLETNGSVDLKDVPNDPLMMISMDIKCPSSGMSDRMLTSNLQYLSRKDQLKFIIKDQTDFDYAVKYLSDHPVDTNVIFGPVGGTDRLEWLVDQVLKNDADARVLPQLHKIIWGDKKGV
- a CDS encoding site-specific integrase, whose amino-acid sequence is MKKMEWKVDMSQVNEYADFLISRSRKQNTVKEKTMVIHRLLVKLQEDGRSIRAEDIAADDILFLYKTRTNKENVCKQDLRILSRFCQHFTGKDIEKQAGLLWNRAEYERTWITPEDFKILYGAADPTDRLVLVLGAFMGLRRTEMCNIRESDICDGKITIHGKGHTEEGFVVRMKMLPQVVNEIESYRSWKRTIYCEDDYLLQSQQHHKNSYRRMAPATLNDHMRTLTIKTKVKVTTHSLRRLFATILWHELDTDLVTLKTMMRHASAATTLQCYIDAYGDKEDVARDKFTSYMAEILA
- a CDS encoding 50S ribosomal protein L16, with the translated sequence MVRKPASMYRQIKGQAYTRREYMGGVPASRISQYEMGNTRQEFPVTLTLKVKNRVQVRHTSIEAGRIAANKVLTSQAGVANYHMTVRAFPHVVLRENKLATGAGADRVSSGMRQGFGKAVGTAARLERNQAILTVRVNPDKIAVAKDALWRASMKFPSPCYVDVEKGKEFVN
- a CDS encoding reverse transcriptase domain-containing protein, which codes for MKATKMTKRVGNLWEKMVSYENIKQAYQNARKGKTHRPDVKKVDENPDYYIKEVQRLLVTNEYHTSEYRMFEIHEKGKTRQVADLPFFPDRIIHWALILVLHDMIMGNLIPQTYAALPGRGAHQAVMQIRKALHDEEALYYLQIDIHKYFPSIIGEILMKKLEKRVKDKDVLALCRKIIFEYPFSGLPIGNYTSQYWANFYLSELDHFMKEQFHCKWYYRYMDDIVIIGWSKAWLHRCLKKIQEIIAPWGLSIKPNWRIRPTWTGIDFVGFVSYRSIEGDVYVHLRKRTKIRMLRACRKIREKMLYGEVPTKHDRGVIASYYGCLKWCDSYYLGMKTVYPLMEYVGIENKMLEA